In Ancylothrix sp. D3o, the sequence ACCAAGTTAATTGTCTTACTGTGCCAAGGGAAAAGAACATAATTTTAAAATTTCTTAAATCACCAAAATAAGATAACCAAAAATATAAAATGTCTAGCCTATAAAGTATATTAAGAAAATATAAAATTTCATATAAAAAGTTAAACTTCTCACAAAAAGAAAACAGTCAACATTTATCTGAAGAGCAAAAAATAGGAAAATAAAATTTTTTATTAAGAATTGTTATTGAACACGTTAATCCTGATCTGAAGATTTTTAAAATAATTTCATCTCGCTATAAAAATAGAAAATTTTTTTTGGTGCGCTTAAAATTGATAGCAGGTATTTATAATTATGAGCTTTGTTTGCCTAAGATTTGTTAATGATGGGGACTTTCGCTCATAGGTCTAATATGCTCCATCCATTCAAAGTTTTTGGGGAGAGCCTGCTAGTTGATGTTACAATTTATGATGAAAGCAATCAGCTTTATCGTGCCTCATTGGTGCTAAAAAATCTTCTGGCCACGACACAGAGCGTCATACTGGTTCAAACCCCATGTCATATAGCGATTTTAATACCATCGGAAAAGTAAAACAAGCATTTGGATTAACCACTGTTGAAAATGTCCGCTTTTTCCCTTCTATTGACCCAATTGTTCCCAGTGATACGCTAATAGCTTTTTTACAAGAAAGTGTGCCGCTTGCTACTGCTACTGGTAGTGAGAAGGCTCGCTCTGAATTGATTATTAGCCCTATTCTCCTAGAGGTTCGTAAATATAAGAACCGGAAAATCAGCCTTTTTTCTGGCGAAGAGTTTTCGGTAGATCCGAGTGTCGGTTTGAATGGCGTTTGTGATTTTTTGATTAGTCGTTCGCCTGAATTACTGGAAATTGAAGCGCCGGTGGTTGTAATTCTGGAAGCAAAAAAAGCTGACTTGAAGATTGGTATAGGTCAATGTATTGCAGAAATGGTAGCTGCCCAGAAATTTAATGAGTTAAAAGGCAATCAAATTTCTGCTATTTATGGCTGTATTAGTAGTGGGACTCAGTGGCGATTCTTAAAGCTAAAAGGCCAAACTGTGACCATTGATTTGAATGATTATTCACTTTTTCCTGTAGAACAAATACTGGCATTTTTGGTATGGATGGTCGAACAAAGTTGATAGACTAGCAAAACTAATTAGCGGGACTTCAACAAAAAAAAACGAGCTAAATAAGCTATAATGCTTGAATAGCAGAGAAATAACTTTAAATCAGAAACGATGAAAGAGACCCCCCCTGCTGCGATGCCCCCCTGTTTTGAGAGATGGTGTCAAAGATTTGACGATATCTTTGGTCATAATGCCCAAAAAAGGGAGTGAATGAACTATTTAGGCGGATTATTGGGCGAAAGTGAGCGAAAAAGCCTTTCCCAAATGGCGGCAAACAGCCTAGGAGTGACTTACCACAAGTTACATCATTTTTTAACGGAGGCACCAAGGTGAGCAATGGAACTGAATCAACGCCGTCTTTTGGTAATGAATCAGTGTAGGCAAACCAAAATTAATCGAGGCTTTAGCCTAATTATTGATGATTCTGGACACCGAAAAGGTGGTAATTTTACAGAGGTAGTAGGACGGCAATACATAGGATAAATTGGAAAAACAGACAACGGGGTAGTTGCAGTTACTAGCCATCTATATGATGGCATCAAAAGTTCACCCTTAGATATAGAATTATATCAAAAAGCCGACTCATTACCCAAAGGAAACGCCGACCCAGAATTTAAAAAGAAACCCGAACTAGCCCTATACTTAATAAACAAAAGTTTAGCTAGAGGATATCAACCAGGAATAGTCTTAATTGATGGGGGGTATGGAAATAATACCAGTTTTTTACAATAATTAGAGAAAAGAAACTTAAAATACATGGTCGCAATTGCCAAAAACCGTAAAGTAATAATTGAAAAAGCCGAGGGTGAAAAAGAGGAAATCAGAGTCTCAGAGTTGGCTTCATCGTTGCCTGACGAAGCTTTCACGAAGATTCAACTATCAAGATAAAAATCGAGAACCGTGTGGGTAGCAACAAGAGAAATTGAGTTATCAAAGTATCAAGGCAAGAAAGTAATCGCTATTGTTATGAATGCAGAGACTTTCGAGAAAGCTACTGAAATTGATTATTTAATCACCAATATAGGTTCATCAATCGCCACAGAGGAGTGGATAGGAAAAAGCTATTCACAAAGAAATTGGGTGGAAGTTTTCTACCCTTGAATCCAAGGGATGGTTAGGGCTAAAATAATATCAAGTCCGAGATAAACGCAGCCTAAAAAGGCATTTAATTTTGGTGTTTTGTGCTTACATTTTCATCCTCTGGCATACCTTAACGGGGGGATTAAGACGTAGATGGGCTTGGAAATCTTTAAACACTTTTACAGAAGCTCTTGAAGCATTTCGTCCAGCCGTATCATTTCGGTTTGTCTTATGGTTGAACGAAAACTGGAAAGTATTTGCCGCTTATAAAGCTAGTTCGATGCTCTGTTTGGGCTTAAAATTTGTTTAAGTCCCCATAAATGTAGTTGTGGGTTGGTGCTGTGTCGAGATACGAATGCCGCACTTAATTTTTTTACAAAAGCATTAAGTACGTTAGGGCATACCAGAGCTTAGGGGCGAGACGCTCTAAACGCGCAGGCGTGAGTTGTCGCTTATCTAAACTCTGCAATGACTTTAGGCAAGGACTTTTATACTGCAATAAGAATCCCTCTATTTCTAATCGGGGGATGGTCAATTCGCTAATCTGTGAATTTGCTATATTTGTCCCTGCGAGTGAAAAAAATTGACATCCTCTCCCTCTTTAGATATACTTATAAAAGTAGAGAAACTTAAAACAGTAAGCTGGCTACAAGCAAACTCATCAGGGCATTACGTTAACAATTCCCTCAACCCTTAAAAACTTTAAGTCAGAAGTAATTACTCCCACAGCGCCACCCATAACAGCAGTTGATGATTGCGGTTGTGGGATGGATATCCAAGGTCTTGACACACTGGCACCAATATCTGAGGAGCCGCAAACCCCTAACCCGGTTTCTGCAAATATCAGCCTTGCACAGCTTCAAGAGTTGACAAGGCGTTTTAATGCGGCGAATTTTTCCCTAGGTCAAGCCATTACTGAGACCCTAACCGGCACCCCAACCAACGATATCATCGCTGCGAACGCAGGTGATGATGTAGTCATTGCCTACGAAGGTGATGATGTTGTAGTCGGTGGAGATGGCAACGACAACATTTTTGGCAACAGCGGCAATGATTTATTATTTGGCAATTCTGGAGCCGATACAATAAATGGCGGCGTTGGCAACGATACCGCTTTTGGCGGTAGAGGCAATGACTTGATGCTTGGAGGTGCCGATGCCGATATTCTGTTGGGTGACAGCGGCAGTGACACTTTAAACGGCGGCGATGGTGACGATAAAGTATTTGGCGGCAAAGGAAATGACTCTGTTTCCGGTGATGCTGGTAACGATACCCTTCACGGTGGCCAAGGAAATGATGTAATGCGCGGCGGTGTCGGCAATGATATTGTTTCGGGTGATATCGGCAACGATACCATCTGCGGTGATGAAGGTGACGATAAAGCTTATGGTGGCACAGGAAACGATTGCGTCGGCGGCGATGCCGGTAACGATACGCTTTTTGGCGGCCAAGGAAATGATGTAGTCAGTGGCGGTGCCGGCAATGATTATATTTCTGGTGATCTGGGTAACGATACATTAACAGGTGGTGAGGGAGCAGATACCTTCGGCTTCCGCTATTTTGCTCACGCAGGCCAATCAACACCGAATGCCAGCGTCCCTAACGGTAATGTTTTCGGCTTAGATACCTTGACCGATTTTACTCCTGGTCAAGATAAAATTCAATTGGATAACAGCGTCCTAACTCAATTGCCAGAGGGTACTTTAGCAACAAACCTTTTTGCTGTAACTACTAACTTTATGCCTAATACTGATGGTGTGGGTACAGCTAAGGTTGTTTATGACAAAACAAGCGGTCTGGTTTACTATAACCCTAATGTTGCTGTAGGCGATGAATTACCATTAATGCAGCTACAAGCTAATTTCAATAATCTCACTTCTAGTGATTTTGAAATTATCTAAATCGGTACTGAGGCAAAAGCCGATTTTTTATTTACAAAGCTTTCTAAACTTTGCTAGTAAAAAAAATCGGTTTTTTCCCATAAATTAAATTCCCTCTACAGAACTTAGGTAAAAGTGCCAAGTTGTAGGAGTTTGTAGGGGCGGCTTCAGGAGTACGGCCTTTATTTAGTAGGAGTGTCTACTTTCTACTTCTGTTAAATTTCCAACTTTTTACTCAAAGATGCCTTCTCAACTCAATGATGCTATTTCTTATTATAACCTCGCAGTTATTTTTGACCAAAAGGGATTACTAAAAGAAGCTGAAACCAGCTACCGTCGCGCTATTTCTCTTAAACCGGATTATCTTAAAGCTTATAGTAACTTGGGTTGTATTCTCGTCAAGCTTGATAAACTTGAAGAAGCAGTTAAAGTGTACCAAACAGCCCTCGCCATCAGTCCAAACTGGGCAACTTTACACAATAATTTAGGTCAAGCTTTACAGGCACAAGGAAAAGCTGGTGATGCTTTATCGGCTTATTTAACTGCCATTGCTTTGCAGCCAAATATGGTTTTAGCTCATTATAACGCGGGTAAAGTTTGGCAACTCGAAGGTGAGCATTTGCAGGCAGGCCGGTGTTTTCAGCGCGTAATTGAACTGGCACCAGATAATGTTTCAGCTTACAGTGATTGGGGCTATTCTCTGATGGCTTCTGGCAAACTAGATGCCGCAATGGAGTGTTTTCAAAAAGCAATTTCTCATCAACCGGCTTTTGTTGAAGCGTATTGCCAACAGTTTCTTCAACCAGAAGAACAAAAAAAACAAGAAATTGACGAACTACAGCAAGCAAAAATTGCCTGTGCGAGATTTTTGGATGCCTTGCAAAAGCCATTTATCTCTACCGAAATTTATGCCTATCTCTGGCAAACTTATGTACATTTAGGAAATGTTTTATTTGAGTATGGCAGCTATCGACAGGCGGAGAATTATTATCACCAAGCTTTACAAATTGAACCAAAAAATCCAGAAATTTATTTGAAATTGAGTCAATGTTTGGGGAAACAAAAACGGCAAAATGCAGCCTTACTGGTGAGCTTTTTGGCAAAAATGAGTCCCTCAGCAGCAAGGTTTGCAAAAAATAACCAGTCGTCATTAACTACTTCTCCCCAAGGTGTTTATTTATCAGCGAAAGAATGGGTTACTGCTACTGAATTAAAAGGCGCGGAATATGTGGAAGTTTGTTTAGAAGATGAAAAAGGCAGTCAAGAAAGCGGGTTTGTTTACGAAGATACTAAATTTGAGCAGCAAACACGGGAAAAAGACCCTTTTCGACCGATATCTGAGGAGAATTTAACTTTGAATAAATTGCCTGATTCTGAAACTTTAGAAAAAGAATGTGGAGGGTTAAATTGTGCGCCATGTCTGAAGCGAATTTATCAACAACTTTCACCTATTTACGAAGAAAGCGGTATTCAAGTTTTTGATAATAATCGTTCACAGCTTTGTTTTAATTCTCCCAACACTTTTGTAACAGTAATTCCAGAGGGACGCGCTTGGGTTGTACCTCAAAAAAATTACTGGATGATTTGTAATGCTATTGGTATTATTAGCCCTGATAATTATTTGTTAGCAGATATGTCGCGGGAGTATCCGGGTTCTTTGCCAGGATGTCACCGGCATGATCCTAATAAACACCGCATTTTTAATATAGAAGAATTGCCGCCGATAGAGAAAATAGACGCTTCGGTGGCTGTCTTATCTGGACTTTCGGGAAATGTCTATTTTCATTGGATGGTAGATATTCTTCCCAGACTCAATATTTTGCGGCAAAGTAAAATAGAATTCTCAAAAATAGATAAGTTTTTAATTAATAGTATTACTCAACCTTTCCAAAGAGAAACGCTGTCGCTGTTGGGAATTCCTAGTTCAAAAATTATTGAGAGTGATCTTCACCCTCACATTCAAGCAAAAAAGCTCATCGTTCCTTCTTTTGCGGGACATTTGGGGTGGGTAGAACCGGCCTCTCTTAAGTTTCTCCGTCAGGAGCTTTTGAAACAAATTTCTTTACAAAATTTAACTTATCCAGAGCGGATTTATATTAGTCGAGGAAAGGCAAGATACCGGCGCGTTTTGAATGAAGAAGAACTCATCAATTACTTGGAAAAGTTCGGTTTTCAAAGTGTGACATTAGAAGAAATAGCGGTTGCCGAACAAATTACCCTGTTTTATCATGCTAAAATAATTGTGGCTCCACACGGCAGTGGGTTAACTAATATTATCTTTTGCCAGACGGGGACAAAAATTATTGAATTAACTTCACCGCATTATGTTAGACATTATTATCCGGTCATCAGTCAACTTTTAGGGTTACAACATTACTACTTAATAGGGGAGGCATTTGCTTGTTATCCTCTACGAGAGTTGATGTATCAAAATCCTCTAACAGAAGATATTAAACTAACTAAAAGCCAATTAGAAGCTATGATAAAAATTATAGGTTTAAATAATTACCCCACATCTGAAAACACAGCAAATTCTATGGAAACTATTGTCAATTCTCAATTGAACGCCGTTAAGTTAAATGAGCAAGCTGAAGCTTACTTGAAACAAGGCAAATTAAAGGAAGCAGAAACAATTTGTCGGCAAGTTTTAGCAGTTCAACCGCAGTCTGCACCGGCTTTCAAAACCCTGGGCAATGTTTTGCAGGCTACGGGAAAAATAGAAGAGGCAAAAGAGTGTTATAAAAAATCTTTGATTATTGAGCCAAATTATGCAGCAGTTTATGCCAATTTAGGCAGTTTGGCGGCGCAGCAGAAAGAATGGGAAGCGGCGATATCTTATTATCAAAAAGCGATTCAGTTAGATCCGAAATTGGGTGCGGCTTATCGGAATTTGGCGAAGGTTTGGACGCAATTAAATAAGCCGGTGGAAGCGGCAGAGTGTTGGTATGGTGCTTTTAGTTTAGAACCCGATAAATTTACTGTTCAAGAATGCGTTAATTTAGGTAATACTTTGGTAAGTCAGGAGAAGATAGAGGAGGGAATTTTATGTTACCGGCACGCTTTGAAGTTTAATCCTAATTTACTTGGTGTATATCAAAATTTGGGAGAAGCCCTGAAGCGACAAGGTAAGCTAGAAGAAGCAAAAGTTTATTATAGAAAGGCTGAAGAAGTGGAAAGAAAAGCAGGCAATAAGTTGGAGTTAACAAAGGCTAATAATGGGGCAATTAGCAGCCAAAAATCTATAAATTCAGTGGGATTAGCGGATGCTGAGGCGTGTATTGCTTTAGCAGAATTTTACAGTAAAAAGGGCAAATGGTTAGAAGCTATTGCGGCTTGTCAGCAAGCAATTTCACTTCAACCGGCATCTGCTGACGCTTACAAAATATTGGGTAAAGGGCTACAATTTAGTGGTCAGTTGGAGACGGCGAAACAATGTTATTTAAAAGCTTTAGAAATTCAGCCGAATTTAGCAGAAGTTTATGCTAATTTGGGGAGTTTGGCGGCACAGCAAGAAAGCTGGCAAGAAGCAATTTTATATTCTCAAAAAGCGCTGCAAATAAATCCTCAATTAGTGCCGGTTTATCGGAATTTGGCGAAAGTTTTTGATCGCATGGGGTTGCCGGCAGAATCGGCACTTTGGAGTTATAATGCACAGAGGTTAGAACAGAGCCTAGAACCGGCTTCGGGAACGGCAGAGAAATATTTACTTTTGGGAAATAAACAGTTGTTAGAGGGAAACGTTGATGAAGCGGTTAAATGTTACCAGCAGGCTATTACATTAAATTCTAATATGTCGCCGGCTTATCATAATCTTGGGGAAATTTTAAGTACAAAACAGCAATGGGATGAAGCAATTAAAGCTTACCGAGAAGCGATTAAGGTAAAGCCAGATAATGCCGGTTCTCATTATGGTTTGGCAAAAGCATTGTCTGCACAAAAAAACTGGCAAGAAGCGGTGGTAGCCTACCGGCAGGCAATTAGTTTTAACCCAAATTCAGCGGCAATTTATCATCAATTGGGAGATGCACTGAGTCAACTGCAACAGTGGGAAGAAGCTGTCAAGGCTTATTATCAAGCTATTGAGTTAAATCAGGATAATTCGTGGTCGTATAATAATTTAGGAGACGCGCTGATTAAACTGGAAAGGTGGGAGGAAGCCGTCACTGTTTATCGCCGCGCCATTGAGTTAAACCCAGATTTCTTTTGGTCACATCAGAATTTAGGAGATACGCTGATAAAATTGCAACGGTGGGATGAGGCTGTTGCAGCATATCGAAAGGCAATTACCTTAAACTCTGAGTCGGCTCAAACTTATTACAGCTTAGCAGATGCGTTAGTAAAACTGGGTGAGTGCGATGAAGCGGTGGCTTGTTATGAAAAAATCCTCCAACTGCAACCAGAAACAGCAGGAATTCAGCAAAAAATACACGAAATTAAGCATCAAATAGACAAGCAAATAAACACACAGGAAAAAACAGAAGCAACTTCGGGTTTTACACAATATCCCCACTCAATAGTTTTAACAGGTTCCGAAAAGCCGTTCAGTTTAGAGCGCAAAGATAGCAAAACTATTAAAATTGCCGAGCAAGACATTTTATGTTTTATGGTAGTCAGAAATGAATCGCTGCGCTTGCCTTATTGTCTCTCCTATTATCGGCAACAAGGAGTAGCGAAGTTTTTTGTAGTTGATAATGATTCCACTGATGAGACTCTTTCCTATTTACTGAAACAGCGAGATGTCTATGTTTGGCATACCAAAGATGCTTTCAGTCAATCCAGATGTGGTACAAACTGGACTGAACTCTTACTCAAAACTTATGGCGAAAAACACTGGTGTTTAATTGTCGATCCCGATGAAATTCTTTATTACCAAAACTGCGAAGACAGAAGCCTTTCGGAGTTGTGTGAAGAATTAGATCGGCAAGGAAAGAAAGGACTCACGGCAATTTTGCTGGATATGTACTCAGATAAGCCGATTAAAGAAACTCATTACAGTGCCGGTCAAGATCCGCTAGAGATTTGTCCATTTTTCGACCGAAAGTTTTATCACTATAAGACAGACAATTTTTACGGACGCACGCATCAGACTAGCTACTTTGGAGGAGTTAGACAAAGAGTTTTTGGAAATGAATCCATAGATGGGCAGGAAAATATTTTTTATTGCCTCAATAAAGTCCCGCTCATTAAATACGATTCTAGCATTGAAATCGAGCCAAACTTTCACTGGACAAGCTGTATAGAATTAGCCGAAGAAACGGGATGTTTACTACATTTTAAATATTTTTCCAATTTTGCCCAATATGTGCAGGAAGAAGAACAAAGAAAAGAACATTGGAACGAAGGAATTCAGTATGCCCAATATGCCAAATCCCTTCGACAAAATGAACAGATAAACCTTTACGATCCCAAGCATTCAGTGAGATTCCGAAATAGTCAACAATTAATAAATTTAGGCATCATGCAAGGAGTAAGCAGCTTAAATGAAGATTCTGCCATAGGTTCTGAAGAAAACTATAATTTAGGTCAAGAAAAAGAAAAAAATCAAGAATGGGAAGAAGCTATTTTTTATTATGAAAAAGTCCTCAGTCACAAC encodes:
- a CDS encoding calcium-binding protein — protein: MDIQGLDTLAPISEEPQTPNPVSANISLAQLQELTRRFNAANFSLGQAITETLTGTPTNDIIAANAGDDVVIAYEGDDVVVGGDGNDNIFGNSGNDLLFGNSGADTINGGVGNDTAFGGRGNDLMLGGADADILLGDSGSDTLNGGDGDDKVFGGKGNDSVSGDAGNDTLHGGQGNDVMRGGVGNDIVSGDIGNDTICGDEGDDKAYGGTGNDCVGGDAGNDTLFGGQGNDVVSGGAGNDYISGDLGNDTLTGGEGADTFGFRYFAHAGQSTPNASVPNGNVFGLDTLTDFTPGQDKIQLDNSVLTQLPEGTLATNLFAVTTNFMPNTDGVGTAKVVYDKTSGLVYYNPNVAVGDELPLMQLQANFNNLTSSDFEII
- a CDS encoding tetratricopeptide repeat protein, with the protein product MPSQLNDAISYYNLAVIFDQKGLLKEAETSYRRAISLKPDYLKAYSNLGCILVKLDKLEEAVKVYQTALAISPNWATLHNNLGQALQAQGKAGDALSAYLTAIALQPNMVLAHYNAGKVWQLEGEHLQAGRCFQRVIELAPDNVSAYSDWGYSLMASGKLDAAMECFQKAISHQPAFVEAYCQQFLQPEEQKKQEIDELQQAKIACARFLDALQKPFISTEIYAYLWQTYVHLGNVLFEYGSYRQAENYYHQALQIEPKNPEIYLKLSQCLGKQKRQNAALLVSFLAKMSPSAARFAKNNQSSLTTSPQGVYLSAKEWVTATELKGAEYVEVCLEDEKGSQESGFVYEDTKFEQQTREKDPFRPISEENLTLNKLPDSETLEKECGGLNCAPCLKRIYQQLSPIYEESGIQVFDNNRSQLCFNSPNTFVTVIPEGRAWVVPQKNYWMICNAIGIISPDNYLLADMSREYPGSLPGCHRHDPNKHRIFNIEELPPIEKIDASVAVLSGLSGNVYFHWMVDILPRLNILRQSKIEFSKIDKFLINSITQPFQRETLSLLGIPSSKIIESDLHPHIQAKKLIVPSFAGHLGWVEPASLKFLRQELLKQISLQNLTYPERIYISRGKARYRRVLNEEELINYLEKFGFQSVTLEEIAVAEQITLFYHAKIIVAPHGSGLTNIIFCQTGTKIIELTSPHYVRHYYPVISQLLGLQHYYLIGEAFACYPLRELMYQNPLTEDIKLTKSQLEAMIKIIGLNNYPTSENTANSMETIVNSQLNAVKLNEQAEAYLKQGKLKEAETICRQVLAVQPQSAPAFKTLGNVLQATGKIEEAKECYKKSLIIEPNYAAVYANLGSLAAQQKEWEAAISYYQKAIQLDPKLGAAYRNLAKVWTQLNKPVEAAECWYGAFSLEPDKFTVQECVNLGNTLVSQEKIEEGILCYRHALKFNPNLLGVYQNLGEALKRQGKLEEAKVYYRKAEEVERKAGNKLELTKANNGAISSQKSINSVGLADAEACIALAEFYSKKGKWLEAIAACQQAISLQPASADAYKILGKGLQFSGQLETAKQCYLKALEIQPNLAEVYANLGSLAAQQESWQEAILYSQKALQINPQLVPVYRNLAKVFDRMGLPAESALWSYNAQRLEQSLEPASGTAEKYLLLGNKQLLEGNVDEAVKCYQQAITLNSNMSPAYHNLGEILSTKQQWDEAIKAYREAIKVKPDNAGSHYGLAKALSAQKNWQEAVVAYRQAISFNPNSAAIYHQLGDALSQLQQWEEAVKAYYQAIELNQDNSWSYNNLGDALIKLERWEEAVTVYRRAIELNPDFFWSHQNLGDTLIKLQRWDEAVAAYRKAITLNSESAQTYYSLADALVKLGECDEAVACYEKILQLQPETAGIQQKIHEIKHQIDKQINTQEKTEATSGFTQYPHSIVLTGSEKPFSLERKDSKTIKIAEQDILCFMVVRNESLRLPYCLSYYRQQGVAKFFVVDNDSTDETLSYLLKQRDVYVWHTKDAFSQSRCGTNWTELLLKTYGEKHWCLIVDPDEILYYQNCEDRSLSELCEELDRQGKKGLTAILLDMYSDKPIKETHYSAGQDPLEICPFFDRKFYHYKTDNFYGRTHQTSYFGGVRQRVFGNESIDGQENIFYCLNKVPLIKYDSSIEIEPNFHWTSCIELAEETGCLLHFKYFSNFAQYVQEEEQRKEHWNEGIQYAQYAKSLRQNEQINLYDPKHSVRFRNSQQLINLGIMQGVSSLNEDSAIGSEENYNLGQEKEKNQEWEEAIFYYEKVLSHNPQHPWAHNNLGLCLLRLKRWEEAISAYRCAINIKPDFAWSHYNLASAFKELGQWQEAVDHYRQALQLNQDLPYIYQQLGEALQKVAKSYLNEAMECFRQGIKAQPDNVEIYHKALEIQPNESQLYVELANALVRKNEFNQAIGFYHVALQINPNLAEAHCQLGKVAEKQGDVKRAIASYRQAIDCNSNAGRYYFYLGKVLQKQGKSEEAIIYYQKATQFDLDSDIAYEELAKFWIQNQNWEASLAAVRKSIQLNPNSAICHKNLGDILAKQRKIQEASAAYSKAIQLGFSPY